One window of the Cryomorphaceae bacterium 1068 genome contains the following:
- a CDS encoding T9SS type A sorting domain-containing protein gives MKSRVLFLLALLAGSVNGLAQNLVPNGGFEEGINCPTQAANVTLECADWYASIAAPEQELPTPEWYHTCSEIDLLSPPELAFGNESPFSGEGIIGLYTYYIQDNYREIVGVELIEPLEIGMSYLVELSVSGMELEGTNVSSNNIGFNFSTHEFYDILGFPINSSHYTSESIIPIEGWTTISEVFVADSSYNYLHIGNFYDDENTLADLSELPFGRAYYAIDEVSVTPVLSVANQKKGRDSFKVFPNPASSVLNIEKSDNSKSISEIAILNLNGMLIKQFNINQRKLEYQIDISSLNQGLYILKIITPKNSYNERFVKV, from the coding sequence ATGAAAAGTAGAGTCCTTTTTTTACTCGCTCTATTGGCGGGTAGCGTGAATGGTTTAGCCCAAAATTTAGTACCCAATGGCGGGTTTGAAGAGGGAATAAACTGTCCGACTCAAGCGGCAAATGTTACGCTTGAGTGCGCTGATTGGTATGCAAGTATTGCAGCACCTGAACAAGAACTTCCCACTCCTGAATGGTATCATACCTGCTCAGAAATTGATCTGCTATCTCCACCTGAATTGGCATTTGGAAATGAAAGTCCTTTTTCTGGAGAAGGAATTATCGGTCTTTATACTTACTACATTCAAGATAACTATCGAGAAATTGTTGGTGTAGAATTAATTGAACCTTTAGAAATTGGAATGTCATATTTAGTTGAGTTATCGGTTTCAGGTATGGAGCTAGAGGGTACTAATGTTAGTTCTAATAATATAGGCTTTAATTTTTCTACTCATGAATTCTATGATATTTTGGGTTTTCCTATTAATTCAAGTCACTATACATCGGAGAGTATCATTCCAATTGAGGGTTGGACTACAATTTCGGAAGTTTTCGTAGCAGATTCATCTTACAATTACCTACATATCGGAAATTTTTATGATGATGAAAACACTCTAGCTGACTTGTCTGAACTGCCATTCGGGAGAGCATACTATGCCATTGACGAGGTTTCAGTTACCCCTGTGCTTTCTGTAGCAAATCAGAAAAAGGGTCGTGACTCTTTCAAGGTTTTTCCTAATCCGGCTAGCTCTGTCCTTAATATTGAGAAATCGGATAACTCGAAAAGTATCTCTGAAATCGCAATATTGAATTTGAATGGCATGCTCATTAAGCAGTTCAATATCAATCAAAGAAAGCTTGAATATCAGATTGACATATCCTCACTAAACCAGGGGCTCTACATTCTTAAAATTATTACACCTAAAAATAGCTATAATGAAAGATTCGTTAAGGTTTAA